A genomic stretch from Pseudoliparis swirei isolate HS2019 ecotype Mariana Trench chromosome 18, NWPU_hadal_v1, whole genome shotgun sequence includes:
- the LOC130208321 gene encoding plexin-A1-like: MLYCAMKQQMEKGPIDSITGEARYSLSEDKLIRQQIDYKTLTLHCVNPENESAPEVTVKSLNCDTVTQVKEKLLDAVYKGTPYSQRPRASDMDLEWRQGRMARIILQDEDVTTKIDNDWKRLNTLAHYQVTDGSVIALVPKQNSAYNISNSSTFTKSLSRYESMLRTASSPDSLRSRTPMITPDLESGTKLWHLVKNHDHADQREGDRGSKMVSEIYLTRLLATKGTLQKFVDDLFETIFSTAHRGSALPLAIKYMFDFLDEQADKHAISDADVRHTWKSNWYYSDISRMPAISDQEQSVHADQSRQHADQFSIYRISPYAVKYKGEVAEILSALERDEQARRQRLRSKLEQVIDTMALSS; this comes from the exons ATGCTGTACTGTGCCATGAAGCAGCAGATGGAGAAGGGCCCCATCGACTCCATCACGGGAGAGGCTCGCTACTCGCTGAGCGAGGACAAGCTCATCCGGCAGCAGATCGACTACAAGACGCTG aCGCTGCACTGCGTGAACCCGGAGAACGAGAGCGCCCCGGAGGTGACTGTGAAGAGCCTGAACTGCGACACGGTGACGCAGGTGAAGGAGAAGCTGCTGGACGCCGTTTACAAAGGAACGCCGTATTCCCAGAGGCCCCGGGCCTCAGACATGGACctgg aatGGCGTCAGGGCAGGATGGCCCGCATCATCCTCCAGGACGAAGACGTCACGACGAAGATCGACAACGACTGGAAGAGGCTGAACACCTTGGCTCACTAccag GTGACGGACGGCTCGGTCATCGCTCTGGTGCCCAAACAGAACTCGGCCTACAACATCTCcaactcctccaccttcaccaaGTCGCTGAGCAGATACG agagCATGCTGCGGACGGCCAGCAGCCCCGACAGCCTGCGCTCGCGCACGCCGATGATCACGCCGGACCTGGAGAGCGGCACCAAGCTGTGGCACCTGGTGAAGAACCACGACCACGCGGACCAGCGGGAGGGCGACCGCGGCAGCAAGATGGTGTCAGAGATCTACCTGACCCGGCTGCTGGCCaccaaa GGAACGCTCCAGAAGTTCGTGGACGACCTGTTCGAGACGATCTTCAGCACGGCGCACCGCGGCAGCGCCCTGCCGCTCGCCATCAAGTACATGTTCGACTTCCTGGACGAGCAGGCGGACAAACACGCCATCTCAGACGCCGACGTGCGGCACACCTGGAAGAGCAACTG gtACTACTCTGACATCTCCCGCATGCCGGCCATCAGCGACCAGGAGCAGTCCGTCCATGCCGACCAGTCCCGTCAACATGCCGACCAGTTCAGCATCTACCGGATCTCACCATACGCCGTGAAGTACAAGGGCGAGGTGGCGGAA atCTTGTCGGCGTTGGAGCGTGACGAGCAGGCGAGGAGGCAGCGGCTGCGGAGCAAGCTGGAGCAGGTGATCGACACGATGGCGCTGAGCAGCTGA